In the Naumovozyma dairenensis CBS 421 chromosome 4, complete genome genome, one interval contains:
- the NDAI0D03150 gene encoding uncharacterized protein — protein MVDNSLIGNLESLTIRNSDSVSPTGLSQETSRPTTRNESSYRLHENESESKKNTVRGKKKKKNKSKESSDDASKNGTIRRKSPKKKDKEVAVENKKFISLNETSSGDGEEIACETKKKKSLIADTTLRSNIQEKENVDLIGQSGGLSDDFKNFNIPDKAFDLVHLQKGQNKVEEPLGEYKVKGRQDYGKKGTTVDILTNHVLLALGKDTEESDNKTNLDPWWRDAMIFSYHVDFKASQPKYPTQKPSTGSFQTKKYEILESLFEEDETLFKYKDRIAFNGEDTLYSHVRLEEFTLFEGCWAVSNKKKKHAYIPHLPHKSNPPEDDLPSKVTLKSNATIPLKDIYDGTISRNTQEQESKMAGTEKHVLLALMGAKFLQMTDPVFQVNGNKFFIFNEHTKAKPFQLGGYLMHGFTVSLRYAFGSVLLNAINVTLPFIKHSKYLPGDPRFQDNHKAPYTLMDWLIECYQQTDPNNVAKRPAFNGKVTSNDLNLFISKNTELQNLTKGLKVYCNHIQYDVDSYGQKKPSAKMKPKQIKGFSIESARVYKFKVKPSDLDNNIAKTNYERDISITTETYFLKKYKMVLKYPDMKMAYLDKGGYVPLECLTIVPGQKLKGKVYDENTVIEFAALRPTDKFKMISALALPLITKALKPEEETKQPPCDSYYQFLRIPSRIIDAPAIKFQNSQICYTDKPFNASVVDKTIPNQETKGNWNLQGHRFISTPKDLITLRVFFITESSPPSKTGQEIFLTVKKFIVDVAEHGMKFRAEKPVLIQNFHAPRQEPDANSMTRGHGMRGKGGRFNRSRPSAYKISDGENKLCEELSNAKENSYFLFILACGDDSLTYNRLKYLADLKYGVINSCLVWDKFKKKSAQYNVNACMKMNLKLQGINHCLEEKDLNLLKDSNGLPFMVLGADVTHYPEKDQNSIASLVASFDNHFAQFPGNYLLQSSPGEEMISGIGNLIGDRLKLYKKYNNGKLPSKILFYRDGVSESQFSQVVQIEVRALKESLRRIGSNLRGSPYNPAITTVAVVKRNQVRFMPLFKNGINEQGETCAVQSMDNVMPGTVVDRGITSTAHFDFFLQSQQSLKGTGVPGHYWCIYDENEFTSDLLQYITHCFCYLFGRSSTSIKVASPIYYADLLCERAAQLFKANFAIVKNEYEKNSRHKTPILPANNLLPPVNENIKDIMYYI, from the coding sequence ATGGTAGATAATTCTTTGATTGGAAATTTGGAAAGCTTGACAATAAGAAATAGCGACTCAGTATCTCCAACAGGGTTAAGCCAGGAAACAAGTAGACCAACAACTAGAAATGAAAGTAGTTACAGGCTTCATGAAAATGAAAGCgaatcaaagaaaaatacaGTTAGAGgcaagaaaaagaaaaagaacaagagCAAAGAGAGTTCTGATGACGCCAGTAAGAATGGTACAATCAGGAGGAAGAGCCctaaaaagaaagataagGAAGTTGCGGTggaaaataagaaattcaTTTCGTTAAATGAAACTAGCAGCGGTGATGGCGAAGAAATTGCTTGtgaaaccaaaaaaaagaaaagctTGATTGCAGATACGACTTTAAGATCTAACatacaagaaaaagaaaatgtaGATTTGATAGGTCAGTCAGGGGGGTTATCTgatgatttcaaaaatttcaatatacCTGACAAAGCATTTGATCTGGTACACTTGCAAAAAGGTCAGAATAAAGTGGAAGAACCTCTTGGTGAGTATAAGGTTAAGGGAAGACAAGACTATGGTAAGAAAGGAACCACGGTTGATATTCTAACCAATCATGTTTTACTTGCTTTGGGAAAAGATACGGAGGAGAGTGAcaataaaacaaatttaGATCCATGGTGGAGAGACGCAATGATATTTAGTTATCATGTTGATTTCAAAGCTTCACAACCAAAATACCCGACGCAAAAACCCAGCACCGGAAGTTTCCAAaccaaaaaatatgaaatattaGAATCTCTTTtcgaagaagatgaaactcttttcaaatataagGATAGAATTGCGTTCAATGGAGAAGACACGCTGTATTCACATGTTCGATTAGAAGAATTCACCCTGTTTGAAGGCTGCTGGGCGGTGagtaataaaaagaagaaacatgCGTATATTCCACACTTGCCGCATAAAAGCAACCCTCCCGAAGATGACTTACCATCTAAAGTTACACTGAAATCCAATGCCACAATTCCTCTGAAAGATATTTATGATGGCACCATATCTAGAAATacacaagaacaagaaagtAAGATGGCTGGGACTGAAAAGCATGTTTTATTAGCTTTAATGGGGGCAAAGTTTCTACAAATGACGGATCCTGTTTTCCAAGTTAATGGgaacaaattttttatattcaatGAACATACGAAGGCCAAACCTTTTCAACTTGGTGGTTATTTGATGCATGGCTTTACTGTTTCTCTCAGATATGCCTTTGGTTCCGTTTTGTTGAATGCTATAAACGTAACACTTCCATTTATCAAacattcaaaatatttaccGGGTGATCCAAGATTCCAAGATAATCATAAAGCCCCATATACATTGATGGATTGGCTTATTGAATGTTATCAACAAACGGACCCTAATAATGTCGCTAAAAGGCCCGCATTTAACGGGAAAGTGACCtctaatgatttgaatttgtttattaGTAAGAACACCGAACTTCAGAATTTAACAAAAGGTTTGAAAGTTTATTGTAATCACATTCAATATGATGTGGATTCATATGGTCAAAAGAAGCCTTCAGCTAAAATGAAACCGAAACAAATAAAGGGTTTTAGTATTGAGTCAGCACGTGTTTATAAATTTAAGGTAAAGCCAAGTGATCTGGATAATAACATAGCAAAGACAAATTATGAGAGAGATATCAGTATCACTACTGAAACCtatttcttgaagaaatacAAAATGGTGTTGAAATACCCAGATATGAAGATGGCATACCTTGATAAAGGCGGGTACGTTCCTCTCGAATGCCTGACTATTGTTCCAGGTCAGAAATTAAAAGGTAAAGtatatgatgaaaatacTGTCATTGAGTTTGCAGCTCTCAGGCCTACCGATAAATTTAAGATGATATCAGCATTGGCATTACCGCTGATTACAAAGGCATTGAAGCCCGAGGAGGAAACCAAACAACCACCATGTGATTCTTATTACCAGTTTTTGAGAATCCCATCAAGAATAATTGATGCCCCTGCTATTAAGTTTCAAAATTCACAAATCTGCTATACAGATAAACCATTTAATGCGTCTGTAGTTGACAAAACTATCCCAAATCAAGAAACTAAGGGTAATTGGAATTTACAAGGGCATCGGTTTATATCTACTCCAAAGGATCTCATAACTCTTCGAGTGTTTTTCATAACAGAGAGTTCGCCACCATCAAAGACCGGgcaagaaatatttttaaccgtcaaaaaatttatagTAGATGTTGCTGAACATGGTATGAAATTCAGAGCAGAAAAGCCCGTTTTGATTCAAAACTTTCATGCACCTAGGCAGGAACCTGATGCTAATTCTATGACAAGAGGTCATGGTATGAGGGGAAAAGGTGGTAGATTCAATAGGAGCCGTCCATCTGCGTATAAAATTTCAGATGGGGAAAACAAGCTTTGTGAGGAACTCTCGAATGCGAAAGAAAATTCTTATTTCCTATTCATTTTGGCCTGTGGAGATGATTCATTGACTTATAATAGATTGAAATACTTAGCAGATTTAAAATATGGAGTCATTAATTCCTGTTTGGTATGGGATAAgtttaagaaaaaatcagCGCAATATAACGTGAATGCATGTATGAAAATGAACCTGAAACTTCAAGGTATCAATCATTGTTTGGAAGAgaaagatttaaatttgttgaaaGATTCCAACGGATTACCATTTATGGTGTTAGGTGCAGATGTTACGCATTATCCTGAAAAGGATCAAAATTCGATAGCTTCCTTAGTGGCATCGTTTGATAATCACTTCGCACAATTCCCCGGTAATTATCTTCTGCAAAGTTCACCTGGTGAGGAAATGATTAGTGGAATAGGAAATTTGATTGGAGATCGATTAAAgctttataaaaaatataataatggtaaatTACCAagtaaaatattattttatagGGACGGTGTTTCTGAATCCCAATTTTCACAAGTTGTTCAAATCGAAGTTAGGGCACTTAAAGAATCCCTAAGAAGAATCGGTTCAAATTTACGTGGTAGTCCCTACAATCCGGCTATTACTACAGTCGCGGTAgtgaaaagaaatcaagTAAGATTTATGCCATTGTTCAAGAACGGAATTAATGAACAAGGTGAAACATGTGCTGTTCAGTCTATGGATAACGTGATGCCGGGAACAGTTGTTGATCGCGGTATTACGTCTACAGCacattttgattttttcttacaATCCCAACAATCATTGAAAGGAACTGGTGTTCCTGGACATTATTGGTGTATTTATGATGAGAACGAATTTACTTCCGACTTATTACAATATATTACGCACTGTTTTTGCTACCTATTTGGAAGATCGAGTACAAGTATTAAAGTTGCTTCTCCAATATATTATGCAGACTTGTTATGTGAACGTGCAGctcaattatttaaagcCAATTTTGCAATTGTTAAGAAcgaatatgaaaaaaacaGTAGGCATAAGACTCCTATATTACCTGCTAATAATCTGTTACCTCCAGTTAATGAGAATATCAAGGATATaatgtattatatataa
- the FPR3 gene encoding peptidylprolyl isomerase FPR3 (similar to Saccharomyces cerevisiae FPR4 (YLR449W) and FPR3 (YML074C); ancestral locus Anc_4.342): MTDMLPLATYNLNIEPYTPTPAIDIDMPVTIRITMAALNPEAYDKDKTPSTLRVIKRNPDYNDGDIDDVLNGDFDEDEMDDASSEEEEEEEKETKKSKTKKSKKEEESEEDSEDEDDIDDEFEEFVLVTLSPKSQFQQALDITIAPEEDVQFVVTGSYSISLSGNYVKHPFDTPMMDDEDEHEDEEDYDSEEDDEEYSSAEDDLDDISDEEVKIEEIEENEEEIKKESKKETKNKKRKQEEEAKAEAESNKSKRVKKVDFKKDLEEGPTKKKDEKPKAKVLEGGIMIEDRVVGKGPQVKKGSKIGMRYIGKLKNGKVFDKNTNGKPFSFKLGHGEVIKGWDIGVAGMAVGGERRIIIPAPYAYGKQALPGIPANSQLTFDVKLVSMK; encoded by the coding sequence ATGACTGATATGTTACCATTAGCCACTTACAATTTGAACATTGAACCATACACACCAACACCAGctattgatattgatatgCCAGTTACTATCCGTATCACAATGGCTGCTTTGAATCCTGAAGCTTACGATAAGGATAAGACTCCTTCCACTTTGAGAGTCATTAAAAGAAATCCAGATTATAATGACggtgatattgatgatgtttTGAATGGtgattttgatgaagatgaaatggATGATGCAAGttcagaagaagaagaagaagaagaaaaagaaacaaagaagAGTAAAACTAAGAAGAgtaagaaagaagaagaaagtgaagaagatagtgaagatgaagatgatatcgatgatgaatttgaagaattcgTCTTGGTTACTTTATCTCCTAAATCACAATTCCAACAAGCTTTGGATATAACTATTGCtccagaagaagatgttCAATTCGTTGTTACTGGTTCTTATAGTATTTCTTTGAGTGGTAACTATGTCAAACATCCATTTGATACTCCAATGATGgacgatgaagatgaacatgaagatgaagaagattatgatagtgaagaagatgatgaggaATATTCGTCTGCCGAGGATGACTTGGATGACATCagtgatgaagaagttaaaattgaagaaatagaggaaaatgaagaagaaataaagaaagagTCTAAGAAGGAAaccaagaacaagaaaagaaagcaagaagaagaagctaaAGCTGAAGCTGAATCTAACAAGTCTAAAAGGGTAAAGAAAGTGGACTTCAAGAAAGATTTGGAAGAAGGTccaacaaagaagaaagatgaaaagCCAAAGGCCAAAGTACTAGAGGGCGGTATTATGATTGAAGACCGTGTTGTTGGTAAGGGTCCTCAAGTTAAGAAAGGTTCGAAAATCGGTATGAGATATATCGGTAAGCTTAAAAACGGTAAAGTTTTTGACAAGAACACCAATGGTAAaccattttctttcaaactAGGACATGGTGAAGTTATTAAAGGTTGGGATATCGGCGTTGCTGGTATGGCAGTTGGTGGTGAACGTCGAATTATCATCCCAGCTCCATACGCATACGGTAAGCAAGCCCTTCCAGGGATCCCAGCTAATTCACAATTGACCTTTGATGTCAAGTTagtttcaatgaaataa
- the HMG1 gene encoding hydroxymethylglutaryl-CoA reductase (NADPH) HMG1 (similar to Saccharomyces cerevisiae HMG2 (YLR450W) and HMG1 (YML075C); ancestral locus Anc_4.343), whose amino-acid sequence MALLFKEMNHVAKPFAYLARFSARNPIHVILTTLIISTAAYLSVIQYYFSGWQLDSNSIFSSNTRDQEQFFQECTHYVKEPSSRAWGLVSNGVAKDTFTRQHYYLFDMNFQTDNHSIPLPELENTYFQRGNEKYVLSSQLDLPTILESSDGTQWRLKASNNYLIEIQRFFVFLYKSCTTHIHESDPFDLFIIVMAYVTMMYTLVGLFTDMKKKGSNVWLSLATIFNSIFALFLALYTTECIIEAPVNIFSLVEGLPFIFVIIGFKYKVKMAAYALNKVEKIGISKKMTTDKIIFDAASHVGGRLMQDHFLCVIAFVGCSIYASHLEALTNFCILCSFILSYELILTGTFFAAILSLKLEIYLIHRSTIIKQTLEEDGVVPTTADIISSAESKSETSIFQSNTTVAFAKLAIILLFVIIHFYNFGTKWASYTFSSFYMNKGPKLLPDFIKNARASDMFNEGDVVSIAPIQYYQPSKSYHQVEDLLLSVLSYISVAIRDRFVSKMVFFALIFSATINIYLLNAARLHTLFTANELYKKTSSITSLNLTSKATTPLKSLSPLPVPVPKTISEKLTERKSFNTISNVSTYVIPECSTDGEESDSSDSSDIQRSIEDLEKDLNDGKVKTLKNKEIAALVVNSKVPLYALEKQLGDTTRAVAVRRKALSILADAPVLDSERLPYKNFDYDRVFGACCENVIGYMPLPVGVIGPLIIDGVPYHIPMATTEGCLVASAMRGCKAINSGGGATTVLTKDGMTRGPVVRFPTLKRSGACKIWLDSEEGQEKIKKAFNSTSRFARLQHIQTALAGDLLFIRFRTTTGDAMGMNMISKGVEFSLNQMVEEFGWDDMEIVSVSGNYCVDKKPAAINWIEGRGKSIVAEATIPRDVVKKVLKSEVSALVELNIAKNLIGSAMAGSVGGFNAHAANLVTAVFLALGQDPAQNVESSNCITLMKEVDGDLRISVSMPSIEVGTIGGGTVLEPQGAMLDLLGVRGPHPTSPGENARQLARIVACAVLAGELSLCSALAAGHLVQSHMTHNRAKKPEPAPHVSQPITAEKPKLRKEDLARLEEGSKICIKS is encoded by the coding sequence ATGGCACTACTTTTTAAGGAGATGAACCACGTTGCAAAACCATTTGCATATCTAGCTAGATTTTCTGCAAGGAACCCAATTCACGTTATCTTAACAACCCTTATAATATCAACGGCAGCATATTTGTCTGTAATACAATACTATTTCAGTGGCTGGCAATTAGATTCTAATAGTATATTCTCTTCTAATACAAGAGACCAAGAACAATTCTTCCAAGAGTGTACTCATTATGTTAAAGAACCTTCTTCAAGAGCTTGGGGTTTAGTATCGAATGGGGTCGCTAAGGATACATTTACTCGTCAACATTATTACCTATTCGATATGAATTTCCAAACGGataatcattcaattcCTTTACCAGAATTAGAAAACACATATTTCCAAAGGGGTAACGAGAAGTACGTCTTAAGCTCCCAACTGGATCTTCCTACTATTTTAGAATCATCAGACGGTACTCAATGGAGATTGAAAGCAAGTAATAATTATCTTATTGAAATCCAAAGATTTTTCGTCTTCTTATACAAAAGCTGTACTACTCATATTCATGAATCTGACCCATTCGATCTCTTCATTATCGTTATGGCATATGTAACAATGATGTATACCCTAGTTGGTCTTTTTACAGAcatgaaaaagaaaggtTCTAATGTATGGTTATCACTAGCTACCATCTTCAACTCTATATTTGCTCTGTTTTTGGCATTATACACTACAGAATGTATTATTGAGGCACCGGTTAATATCTTCAGTCTAGTAGAAGGTTTACCTTTTATTTTCGTCATCATCGGTTTTAAATACAAAGTGAAAATGGCTGCTTATGCCTTGAataaagttgaaaaaattggtaTCTCCAAGAAAATGACTAcagataaaataatttttgacGCAGCATCACACGTTGGAGGCCGTTTAATGCAGGACCATTTTTTATGCGTCATTGCATTTGTTGGTTGTTCCATTTATGCAAGTCATCTGGAAGCTTTGACTAATTTCTGTATTTTATGTTCCTTTATCCTAAGCTatgaattgattttaaCAGGCACTTTCTTTGCTgcaattctttctttgaagttggaaatttatttgattcatAGATCTACGATCATCAAACaaacattagaagaagatggtGTTGTTCCTACAACTGCCGATATTATATCCAGTGCCGAAAGTAAATCTGAAACTTCCATCTTCCAGTCCAATACAACTGTTGCATTTGCTAAACTTGCCATTATCCTTCTTTTTGTCATAATCCATTTCTATAATTTCGGAACAAAATGGGCATCTTATACTTTTTCATCGTTTTATATGAATAAGGGACctaaattattaccagATTTTATTAAGAATGCAAGAGCCTCGGATATGTTTAATGAAGGTGACGTCGTCTCGATTGCGCCAATTCAGTATTATCAACCTTCAAAGTCGTATCATCAGGTGGAAGATTTACTTCTTTCAGTGCTAAGTTATATTAGTGTCGCAATTCGTGACAGATTTGTTAGTAAAATGGTATTTTTCGCATTAATATTTAGCGCTACGATTAatatttatcttttgaatGCAGCCAGATTACATACACTCTTCACGGCCAATGAACTATATAAGAAGACATCGAGTATTACAAGTTTGAATTTAACTTCAAAGGCAACTACCCCATTAAAGAGCTTGTCGCCACTACCTGTACCAGTACCAAAAACTATTTCTGAAAAATTGACCGAAAGAAAGTCATTTAATACAATTTCCAACGTTAGTACATATGTTATTCCAGAATGTTCAACAGACGGTGAGGAAAGTGACAGTTCTGATAGTAGTGATATTCAACGTTCTATTGAAGACTTAGAGaaagatttgaatgatGGTAAAGTAAAGACCTTGAAGAATAAAGAGATTGCCGCATTAGTTGTTAATAGTAAAGTTCCATTATATGCATTAGAAAAACAATTAGGAGATACTACAAGAGCCGTCGCTGTTCGTCGTAAGGCATTATCTATCCTTGCAGATGCTCCTGTCTTAGATAGCGAGAGATTACCATATAAAAACTTCGACTATGATCGTGTTTTCGGTGCTTGTTGTGAAAATGTTATTGGGTATATGCCATTGCCTGTTGGTGTTATTGGTCCCCTAATCATTGACGGTGTTCCTTATCATATACCTATGGCTACCACTGAAGGTTGCTTAGTGGCATCAGCTATGCGTGGTTGTAAAGCCATTAATTCTGGTGGTGGTGCCACTACAGTCTTGACTAAAGACGGTATGACAAGAGGTCCAGTGGTTCGTTTCCcaactttgaaaagatcTGGTGCTTGTAAAATTTGGTTAGATTCTGAAGAAGGTCaagaaaagattaagaaGGCATTTAATTCCACTTCACGTTTTGCCCGTTTACAACATATTCAAACTGCATTAGCTGgtgatttattatttattcgTTTCAGAACAACTACCGGCGATGCCATGGGTATGAATATGATCTCTAAAGGTGTTGAATTTTCGTTGAATCAAATGGTTGAAGAATTCGGCTGGGATGATATGGAAATCGTATCAGTTTCAGGTAATTATTGTGTTGATAAGAAACCAGCTGCAATCAATTGGATTGAAGGTCGTGGTAAAAGTATAGTTGCAGAAGCTACAATCCCAAGAGATGTTGTGAAgaaagttttgaaaagtGAAGTGTCTGCTTTAgttgaattaaatattgCAAAGAATCTAATTGGGTCCGCAATGGCTGGTTCTGTTGGTGGATTTAATGCACATGCTGCTAATTTAGTCACTGCTGTATTCTTAGCTTTAGGTCAAGATCCTGCTCAAAATGTTGAAAGTTCAAATTGTATCACTCTAATGAAAGAAGTTGATGGTGACCTAAGAATATCTGTCTCAATGCCGTCTATTGAAGTTGGCACGATTGGTGGAGGTACAGTTTTAGAACCACAAGGTGCTATGTTGGATTTATTAGGTGTTCGTGGACCACATCCTACCTCTCCAGGTGAAAATGCTCGGCAATTGGCTAGGATTGTTGCATGTGCAGTATTAGCGGGTGAATTGTCATTATGTTCAGCACTTGCTGCGGGTCATCTTGTTCAAAGTCATATGACACATAACAGGGCAAAGAAACCTGAACCAGCTCCTCATGTTAGTCAACCCATTACAGCTGAGAAGCCTAAATTGAGGAAAGAAGATCTTGCTCGATTAGAGGAAGGATCTAAAATTTGCATAAAATCATGA
- the WAR1 gene encoding War1p (similar to Saccharomyces cerevisiae WAR1 (YML076C); ancestral locus Anc_4.344), producing the protein MRGTDMSHSTAADGSDRFSSESDKYIKKSETKNSKQDDTEEVETFGLDISTSTLIEGIDENDPRHSTPSKMETTENGKIKRNTFACVRCHSLKQKCVPSDTNDIYRRPCERCLRTGKLCKFDLSKRTRKRRLKSDPTSRSSTPLTLLSSGDTTALNASIGNVASSQLPNTLNIEVQQAKRQKQYPNPTIAASIQPILPGIQQSLPDLWLNIKQPPAVASSSNSTKPLQGSDNNNANSYTNNRSISPGFNNSTNSVVSSDIAISKPMAGTNLASNAILSTSKMHPPMDNDMDTAPISTLQSRPTIPSAVPQNIKANKPFNSHLITHEFKTKLQSLLRYQKAKIIELSRNFTAWSNEWNELVQRSIYPPTIKDPVTIGILNYEEASLRLSLYKKMTSETRVPFGRLPFGRLDEDTTVKQLQREKPVLLSVIMSCVSVVMSTAQTNRDTIMKLDGFVINLITNEIFKSNNKSIEMIEALSTLCLWYNFLEWSSKTRYHLFNYICCCLTKDLGPTFVNRSFGMFSDEDPCKYKPDFKTPLELNKDGARLTIWVYVSSLNISIFLRQSIQSRWNNETEQACNALLQSPSQSSSFYNGDDDQILILFAKLNHILEKIHIYLHEMDQPWDYAGKEKEFTDKFTTGLIKKFENELDEIFQQIPPTGQRILIFYYSVEAYLHQYKISRFVSKSHEHKFTKLPIEISDAFRRCYECCTSLLREFLKLSPELIAALPLFHMSRIMYTVGLLLLKLRYAVIALPLFHHLLPITEATGDLVNKVDEVLKDTSELYPYNTFLYKIQYVVALFSQTYANKLRDLADSYEKAERENKPTPYTVNQFNPLLLRSSSDEIKSALLNTPILTTEPNFSPVENIGPIQNNGKMNIASRQSMRSESALFDGINTRSNNTNLAPNQELKISPFSSATALSTTHLSNPSMINNDKILAGPPYGKNLSLIPEVNPSPSASSDNLNEYLTDINSLAWGFNALNDEFWTDLFITE; encoded by the coding sequence ATGCGAGGTACCGACATGTCTCATAGCACTGCGGCTGATGGATCCGATAGATTTAGTTCTGAGTCAGATAAGTATATTAAAAAGAGCGAAACTAAGAATTCAAAACAGGACGATActgaagaagttgaaaCATTCGGTCTGGATATATCAACGTCTACACTTATAGAAGGaatagatgaaaatgatccGAGACATTCCACTCCTTCCAAAATGGAAACCACCGAAAATGGGAagataaaaagaaataccTTTGCCTGTGTTCGTTGCCACTcattaaaacaaaaatgtGTCCCGTCTGATACAAATGATATCTATAGAAGACCGTGTGAAAGATGCCTGAGGACTGGGAAATTGTGCAAGTTTGACCTGTCGAAGAGAACGAGGAAGAGAAGGCTCAAATCTGATCCTACATCGAGGTCCTCCACTCCTCTCACTCTCCTAAGTAGTGGAGACACTACTGCTCTAAATGCTTCTATAGGTAATGTGGCATCTTCTCAACTGCCGAACACTTTGAATATCGAGGTGCAACAGGCTAAGAGACAAAAACAATACCCAAATCCAACAATAGCGGCGTCTATTCAGCCTATACTTCCAGGAATTCAACAAAGCCTACCAGATCTTTGGTTAAATATTAAGCAACCACCAGCTGTTGCGTCCTCCTCCAATTCGACCAAACCATTGCAAGGCAGCGATAACAATAATGCTAACAGTTACACTAATAATAGGTCAATTAGTCCAGGATTCAATAATAGTACAAATTCGGTAGTATCATCAGATATTGCTATCAGTAAACCAATGGCTGGTACTAACCTGGCGTCTAATGCTATCCTAAGTACGTCAAAAATGCATCCGCCCATGGATAATGACATGGATACGGCCCCAATTTCTACACTCCAATCACGACCAACAATCCCATCTGCCGTACCACAAAATATTAAGGCTAATAAACCATTCAATTCACATTTAATTACCCACGAATTCAAGACGAAACTTCAATCATTATTAAGGTACCAAAAGGCTAAAATTATTGAGCTTTCAAGAAACTTCACGGCATGGTCCAATGAATGGAATGAATTAGTGCAAAGAAGCATATACCCACCAACAATCAAAGATCCAGTAACTATTGGTATTTTAAACTACGAAGAAGCATCATTACGTCtctctttatataaaaaaatgacaTCTGAAACGAGGGTTCCTTTTGGTAGACTACCTTTCGGTAGATTAGATGAGGACACTACTGTCAAACAGCTACAAAGGGAGAAACCGGTTTTACTTTCTGTCATAATGTCATGCGTATCAGTGGTAATGTCCACAGCACAAACAAATAGAGATActataatgaaattagatGGGTTCGttataaatttaataacgaatgaaatattcaaatcaaataataagtCCATTGAAATGATCGAAGCTTTGTCAACTTTGTGTTTGTGGTATAACTTCTTAGAATGGTCCAGCAAGACAAGATACCATCTTTTCAACTACATATGTTGCTGTCTAACAAAAGATTTGGGCCCTACTTTCGTCAATAGATCATTCGGAATGTTTAGTGATGAAGATCCATGTAAGTATAAGCCAGATTTCAAGACCCCGttagaattgaataaagatGGGGCAAGATTAACTATTTGGGTATATGTGTCTTCCctgaatatttcaattttccTAAGACAATCAATTCAATCTAGATGGAATAATGAAACTGAACAAGCTTGTAACGCTTTATTACAAAGCCCATCACAAAGTAGCTCATTCTataatggtgatgatgatcaaattttgattcttttCGCCAAATTGAATCATATATTAGAAAAGATACATATTTACCTACATGAAATGGACCAACCTTGGGATTATGCTGGTAAAGAGAAAGAATTTACAGACAAATTTACTACCGgtttaataaagaaatttgaaaacgaATTAGATGAGATTTTCCAACAAATACCGCCAACAGGTCAGCGTATATTAATCTTTTACTACTCAGTGGAAGCTTACCTACACCAGTATAAGATATCTAGATTCGTTTCAAAATCCCACGAGCataaatttacaaaattacCTATTGAAATTTCGGATGCATTTCGTAGATGTTATGAATGTTGTACGTCGTTATTACGAGAATTTTTAAAACTATCACCAGAGTTGATAGCTGCTCTACCTTTGTTCCACATGTCAAGAATTATGTATACAGTTGGCCTTTTATTGTTGAAACTACGTTACGCTGTTATTGCATTACCTTTATTTCACCATTTATTACCGATTACCGAAGCTACTGGGGACCTTGTTAATAAAGTCGATGAAGTGCTAAAGGATACTTCAGAACTGTATCCGTACAACACTTTCCTTTATAAGATCCAGTATGTTGTTGCGTTATTTTCACAAACATACGCCAATAAATTGAGAGATCTGGCAGACAGTTATGAAAAGGCAGAACGAGAGAACAAACCGACTCCATATACTGTAAACCAATTTAATCCACTCTTGTTACGCTCCTCTTCTGATGAAATAAAATCGGCTTTGTTAAACACTCCAATATTGACTACTGAGCCAAACTTCTCACCTGTAGAAAATATTGGTCCTATTCAAAACAATGGGAAGATGAACATAGCATCTCGCCAATCGATGAGATCAGAATCTGCGTTATTTGACGGGATAAATACTAGAAGTAATAACACTAATCTTGCACCGAACcaagaattaaaaatatcCCCATTTTCTTCAGCTACTGCTTTATCAACTACACACCTTTCCAATCCTAGTATGATAAATAACGATAAAATATTGGCAGGGCCTCCATATGGTaagaatttatcattaattcCAGAAGTTAATCCATCACCATCTGCATCAAGCGACAACttgaatgaatatttgaCTGATATTAATTCTCTTGCATGGGGGTTCAATGCCTTAAATGATGAGTTTTGGACAGACCTTTTCATCACTGAGTGA